The genome window TCAGAGCTCTTGTTTAACCACCTGTTAGGTGACATCACACCAGGGGCGGAGTCTGTCAAGGTTAGTTCACTCACCAATCACAGATGGGACACACATCTTTAGTGTTGGAATTACAGGAAAGACTTCCCTTGTGgcaatgcaaaataaatctgGGAATCATTTGTAGGACCgacagtgttttcatgtgacTCGTGCGAATATTAATCTTTATCCTGATAATGGAAAGTCTCCACAATCAACTTATCCTGAGTGTTTATATCCTGAGCCGTGATCAAGACtttgtcagctgtttgtcaCATGTGAGTGCAGCAGCAAGTAAGTGTTGCTCAAGCCGGCCTCCTATCCCTCTTACTCCCTCTGTGTCGTTTCCCACAGCTCCGGGCGGGTCTGTCGGCAGATGTTGTTCCTGGAGGGAAGCCTGGCCCGCGGCGGACAAAAACATTAGTCATGGCAGATGCAGTCGGGCCGTCACTCCAGAGAAAAGGAGACCTTCTGGCGAATCAGGATACTTGCCTTTCAGCCCTCAGGGGTAATTACATCTTTATATAATAGTCCTGTGTCTGCTGTATTTTTGGTGTAAtctcacacatttctttacTTCTAAACAGTGCTGAGACAAATCATACTGACCAGCGGCACACTGCTGAAGGATGATATACACAAGGTAAATGTCAGGGTTACATTGTATTGTTGCtgcatgtttggtttttttttttaaccagaacATTGAGATGTTGACTGTAACTGCTTCACAACTAATACTAAAGAGTCATTTTCCTGTTAAATTACAGTGTCAGTCAGTGGTTTTTCTGCTCTCGTTTTTCTCACAGCGCCTGCACGATGTGGTGTTGCCACTGTGTGTGCGCTTACAGCAgcagtccagcagcaacacTACATGTGAATCTGCAGGGGGCGTCAGTGGGCAGTACAGCAGTGCTCTCAGCCGACGGGAGCTGTACAGGTAACACAGTCACATCATAGATGTACATAGAAGTGATGTGGTTTGGGTTATTACTTTCAGCGCACGTGTTTTGAATATCTTTTGCCAGAACTTATTAATGACTATGATGTTAAAGTCTAACCATCAGCTGTAATCTCAAATGTTGATATCCACACTTAATAGCCCTTTGCATAAACTGTCTGCTGAAGTAAGCAGTGCCAGAGCAAGGCAATATTGAGTGGGGTGGCATAACAACACATAAGTCTAAATTATTTTGAATCCAGGTTGTGGTGAAATGGATTAGATTAATATGCAGTGtatccaacattttttttgtctatgtAGTccattgatttatttattactcTGACATAATGGATCTGTGCAAGAAACAGACTACATTAAAgatgtaacatgtaacattgTTCCAAGACATTTTAGTGCTACAATCAGATCTGGATTGGATTATATATTTTACTGAGCTGTGTACTCAAATGTTTTCAAGAGAACGTTCAGAACTATAGAAATCCTAATTTTATATACAGTAATGTCAGGTTTCAATATGTCACCTGCTGCTGTAACTTCAGGAAGATAGTCATATTTTTATGAGCCGTGTCCTGAATGTTGTTGAGCCACACTGAAAAGTTTTTTGCCAAATAAAAAGTTTTGAAATTCATGCTGGTTCTTAAATGAAACAATGGAGCAGGACTAGGGTTGGAGCTGGGAGATATGCTTCATCATCCAAGCTTTGTTTAAATATGCTAACAGAGGAGTTTTGGCAACAGAGATGGGGAGAGCAATGCTAGAAGTGCTCAGGACTGATGGATGTTAGCAATGTGAGCAGGGAGAAAGTTTAACAGTGAAGCTGTCGAGTGGCAGTCAATGAGCCATACAGGGTTCGGTTTTACACTGAGTAAACATTCCACTGTTTGGTACTacactgtttgtgttcataTCAGTGTTTTGCTGGTATCGATTTTCAGGTTTTTGCTGGCTCTCGTCCTGGTCCCATCACCCTGTTGGCCCCCACCTCTGACCTGCGCTGTGTCCATCCTCAGCAACGGACGCAATGACCGCAACCTCAAGGTGATTATTGTGTTATTGTTCTGAGTGAGAAAGTTAGACTTTAAGAGGTTGAGACTGCTGTGTGGTATATCTTCGTGGACTGGTTtgaggaaactgtgtttttctatagtgaaactttaaaaagtgGGTGATTCTTGAATACAGTTTTCTATTTTCGTGACAACAGTCTCTGTGAACTATGCCCAGAGGTTTCTAACTAGGCAAAGAAAACACCCCAGAACCAGCATCGTGTACTTGGCTTACATTTTGCTGTCAgtcttttcacagtttttaataACTCTGTGCttgtccctcctctctcctcccaggtGTCTACATTCTGCATTGAGGCTCTGACCATCTGTAACTCCCTGCTTCACCCTCGTACTCCCTCCATCGCCCTGCCCTTGCCACCACTTGCCCTGAAGCCCACCCCTACCGCTCCAGTGCTCCCCTCCACCCAGGGACCTACCTCTGGTCTCACTTTGCCAACCCTCCTTGGAGGCCCTGCCCCTGGCCCTCCCTTTCCAACCCGCCACACCCTAGGCCTTGGCCCCGCTTCCCTGCTTGGTTCTCTGGAGAACCACCTCTCCCTGGTTCCGGGACTGCCGGGCCAAACCCCGACCCCAGGAGACATGATTCTTTCCCCGCATGCGCACCACCAGCAGGACCCTGCCGGACTGGCCCCTCCGGAGGGGCAGAGACCCGTGTTTGTCCGATACGACAGAGAGGAAGCGGATGACGTCGAGATCTCTCTAGCCAGCGACTCCGACGACAGCGTGGTCATCGTTCCCCCGGGGATGCTCAACATGGAGAACCAGCAGGATGACACGGCAGGGGCCAACTCTCAGAACATGGCCTCTGCCGCACAAGGGGGCACCACAGCTGCACTACCAGGAGGCGAGTCGGTCACCATGGTCCCCACCACAGCGACAGGCGCGACAATAGACGGGGTCGCGCTCCCCAACGACCTcgccacctcctcccccctgctcaccacctccaccacccctATCAACTCCTTCCCTTCTTCCGGGGCCTCGGTGGTCTCCCTGGTTCCACCTTTGAACTCCAGCGCACTCACAGCGCCACCCGGTGGTCTGGGGGACTCGTTGCCCAGCAGGCCGCAACTCCAACAGATGCTCTTGCAGCCCTCCGCCCCAGGTCAGCCTGGTCCCATCGGCCTGCCGCTCCAGATACACCAGCTGCAGAATCAGCTGAGCCAGCAGGGACGGCATCTCCACCCACACCCGCCACCGCCCCCCAGCAACGAAGACTCCGGCGTCATCAACATTAACAGCACcgacgatgaggaggaggaagaggaagacatgGAGGACgacgaggagctggaggaggaggaagaggaagggctggaagaggaggaggaggaggaagtgagcgATTTTGCTGATGAAGAGTTTTACGACGGGGAAGAGTATGAGGATTACGatgaagaagagggggaggatctggatgaggaggaggatgaggaggatggggACATACCTCCgctggagggagcagaggaCAAGGCTGGAGAGGAAGGGACGGAGGAGGGGAAGATGCtccgagcagcagcagtggaagaaGGAGAGCTGCCCGGCTTCAGTGtggagggagaagcagagggagggatAGAGGAAATCCAGACCAACAGAGCGCTGTTTGCGGAGGACAGGATGaaggtgcaggaggtggagagcaTCGGAGTCCTGGAGGAGGCGCGAGAGGGGGAGGGCGAGGAGGACGAAAGTGAAAGGATGGACGACCCCACCATGCCACAGATCCTGTGTGTCACCGGAGGAGcaatggaggagagagacgaggcCGAGGAGGCGGCTGTGGAGgcaggaagaggggagggaggaggagcactGCAGGAGGAAGCAAACCTGTGGGAGCAAGGAGCCAATGAGACTGAGCCGAAAGCTGCCTCAGAAGAATCCACGTCCAATAAGAGTCTACAGGTACCTTCACAGCTTAAAAGTTCCCATGAAACAGCTATCAGATGTTACCTGCTTTGGCTTACTTAAAGGTTTCCTGTAAGAACAGGTAGCTGAGGAGGACTTATCATTGTTATTGATCGGTGTTTGCAGTAGCAAATTAGACTGTGTGTTACACCACATTAGCACTCAGCATCAGCTTCCAGTGAACACAGCCAGACCGGGACAGAACAACACCTATGTCGACACAGAGGCTGGTTTAATAACACCAAAATCAATACCGAGGTGGTTATCTTGCCTGATTTCGCTCCAGACATCCTGAGTCTCGTTTACTCTGGCACAAAGCTAATGGtatctgtccatcaggaaactccataaatcactGTAACCAGCTTCCATTCTTTGCAAAAGCTGCACCCTGCTCAGTCCAGTGTTCACTGAGAGGCTGTTTATCAgtagttagcagttactttagcaacaGGTATAGCTATCTGTCcagagttgaggcagagcagctgaagaacacACTGCATCAGCATCCTTATTTTTACATACTTCCTCATATATGGTAACCtcataaataagataaaaaaagcattaattGGAAGAAAAATTAGTATATATGAGTATACAAGCCCTAAAATGATGTGAGCTGAGAGTTGAAATGGCAGTTGATGGATGACTCTTTAAGTGAGCGTCTGCTGAAAGAAGTTGAAGTGTAAGCACTGACAAGAATTGAAGTGCAGAAGTGTAGTCAGTGGAACAAATGTGAAATGGACAGTGAAACCAGTttgcagctggttagcttagcataaacaagGGAACACCTGACCCATCCAGTGTACCTGTACGGTAACATAATCCACTCCTATAAAGCTGAATGATTAACCCAGTGTATCTGGTATAATCCGTACAAAAGGAGAAGTTTGAAACAACCATTCACTGTTTTACAGCTGGTTGCCGTGCAACCGGCAGAGACAGGACGTCTAGTCTTCTATGTAGCATCTCATCTGAGTTAAGATATCCACGAAATTTTGCTGTGAGGACATGAGGTGTCAATGGAAGTCTAAGCAATTAGTATTCTATAAGCTGTtatgagagaaagaggagaaacaatGTATTgaggataataataatcaatggGAACCATGATGGATTGGATTAGTGCCACTAGTGCTAGACAAATTAAACTGATATTCTTAGTGTTGTTACAAGGAAACCGAGCTCTCCGACCAAAAGCTGACTCTCTTCAATTCAACAGGAGTCGGGAGCTGAACCCGCACAGGAAGCCGTCATGAGCGATGACCAGCCATCGAGTCAGCAGGAGGAACAGCTTGCAGCTGTTCAAGAAGGGGACGTGGCAGCGGCTGATTCTGAAACCTCAAGAGATGCGAACATGAAAGAGCAAGAGGAGACAGACCCTGAGACAAGAGAACAAGTACAAGCAGAGCAGGATGccgaaggaggaggaggaggaggcagggagagcgatggagaggaggggaaaggagtgaagaggaagagagaggaggcgcACAGGGAGG of Acanthopagrus latus isolate v.2019 chromosome 10, fAcaLat1.1, whole genome shotgun sequence contains these proteins:
- the pelp1 gene encoding proline-, glutamic acid- and leucine-rich protein 1, whose amino-acid sequence is MATSAWLRGPSAMRLTEGLVSVLKEQRPEYIPALLTSYREHGVFPTQSASAVGGLVGFSNAKLGSSKTRFEGLCLLSMLVKDSSSDLFQQHCLSWLRSLQQVIQSQAPVQTIQLAASVLKDVLQYSSQLPELAREVGLNSILGILTSLLGLKTECELAAMEGMMACMTYYPRACGSLKDKLGAYFLSKMDSTNKKTQEMACQCYGHLPCLGGLLDRGVGAGRAEGWTNQIHCLLASANGQLAQIYQGSETDGTVQYEGPGVELAFPYLDQSDPLLLLQLQHRYTAVCLALKHTLRVDPASAVRLPVRPILNLVCRALAVSSKSINLTGDGSVRLLVLPIIHTNTLEVLSSLITAVRSGMVQYAAVLQRLFSQTLSAWTPLPEASMGQQRAYSSVRVAVYRTLELWLQVAGTSASILQGSPGHSELLFNHLLGDITPGAESVKLRAGLSADVVPGGKPGPRRTKTLVMADAVGPSLQRKGDLLANQDTCLSALRVLRQIILTSGTLLKDDIHKRLHDVVLPLCVRLQQQSSSNTTCESAGGVSGQYSSALSRRELYRFLLALVLVPSPCWPPPLTCAVSILSNGRNDRNLKVSTFCIEALTICNSLLHPRTPSIALPLPPLALKPTPTAPVLPSTQGPTSGLTLPTLLGGPAPGPPFPTRHTLGLGPASLLGSLENHLSLVPGLPGQTPTPGDMILSPHAHHQQDPAGLAPPEGQRPVFVRYDREEADDVEISLASDSDDSVVIVPPGMLNMENQQDDTAGANSQNMASAAQGGTTAALPGGESVTMVPTTATGATIDGVALPNDLATSSPLLTTSTTPINSFPSSGASVVSLVPPLNSSALTAPPGGLGDSLPSRPQLQQMLLQPSAPGQPGPIGLPLQIHQLQNQLSQQGRHLHPHPPPPPSNEDSGVININSTDDEEEEEEDMEDDEELEEEEEEGLEEEEEEEVSDFADEEFYDGEEYEDYDEEEGEDLDEEEDEEDGDIPPLEGAEDKAGEEGTEEGKMLRAAAVEEGELPGFSVEGEAEGGIEEIQTNRALFAEDRMKVQEVESIGVLEEAREGEGEEDESERMDDPTMPQILCVTGGAMEERDEAEEAAVEAGRGEGGGALQEEANLWEQGANETEPKAASEESTSNKSLQESGAEPAQEAVMSDDQPSSQQEEQLAAVQEGDVAAADSETSRDANMKEQEETDPETREQVQAEQDAEGGGGGGRESDGEEGKGVKRKREEAHREEEAGQSTEKKKMDEDAMASMLADFVACPPDDEDGATGSNRS